In Papaver somniferum cultivar HN1 chromosome 1, ASM357369v1, whole genome shotgun sequence, a genomic segment contains:
- the LOC113323764 gene encoding protein ROOT HAIR DEFECTIVE 3-like, with translation MGGEEGDNEEECCSTQLIDGDGEFNATGLENFMKTAKVSECGLSYAVVAIMGPQSSGKSTLLNYLFRTNFKEMDAFKGRSQTTKGIWIAKCVGIEPCTIAMDLEGTDGRERGEDDTAFEKQSALFALAISDIVLINMWCHDIGREQAANKPLLKTVFQVMMRLFSPRKTTLLLVIRDKTKTPMEHLEPVLREDIQKIWDGVPKPEAHKDTLLSEFFNLEVTALSSYEEKEEQFKEQVEQLRKRFIHSIAPGGLAGDRRGVVPASGFSFSAQQIWKVIRDNKDLDLPAHKVMVATFRCEEIANENLSHLTSDEGWLGLDEAVQAGIVSGFGKKLSSILDTYLSQYDSEAIYFDESVRNSKRQDMESKALHFVHPAYLTLLGHLRAKCVDNFGKALEQSLKRGEGFAASVRSCVESSMLEFDQGCADAYVKQADWDASKVSVKLRRDIEEQAVSVRSAKFSELITSYENQLTKALAEPVEYLFESAGGDTWALIRNLVQRETGIALSKLTTALNGFELDQETFDKMVQNLRDFANNVVEKKAREEAGKVLIHMKDRFSNLFSHDKDSIPRVWTGKENIRKITMNALTASLKLLSVISAIRLDEKPDRIENLLYSSLIDGKVTPVDPLATSSWDEIPEKDTLLTPVQCKSLWRQFKTETEYIVAQAVSAQEAHRRSSNNWIPPPWAILAMLILGFNEIMLLLKNPLYLLLSFVVYLVGKALWLQLDIGEFINNPVSALLSVASRSIPSMMETMQRFSAGEEVHQQMGPPAPSSSLLGSQSFNSQQSNSMTNALPAESSTLTERSESSNKRSKSTLSSSASSIESSSSTVTQRQAANVEADHM, from the exons ATGGGCGGTGAAGAAGGAGATAACGAGGAAGAATGTTGTTCAACACAACTAAttgatggagatggagaattcaaTGCGACAGGACTTGAGAATTTCATGAAAACTGCTAAGGTTTCTGAATGTGGTCTTTCTTATGCGGTTGTTGCCATCATGGGTCCTCAAAGCAGTG GGAAGAGTACATTGTTGAACTATTTATTCCGTACCAATTTCAAGGAGATGGATGCTTTTAAAGGAAG GAGTCAAACTACCAAGGGAATTTGGATAGCAAAGTGTGTAGGTATTGAGCCTTGCACGATTGCCATGGATTTGGAGGGTACTGATGGAAGAGAAAGAGGGGAG GATGATACAGCATTTGAGAAGCAAAGTGCTCTTTTTGCTTTGGCGATTTCAGACATTGTACTGATTAACAT GTGGTGTCATGATATCGGTAGAGAGCAAGCTGCCAACAAACCTCTTCTAAAAACAGTTTTTCAG GTTATGATGCGTTTGTTTAGTCCTCGCAAAACGACTTTGCTACTAGTCATTCGTGATAAAACAAAG ACTCCAATGGAGCATTTGGAACCTGTTTTAAGAGAGGATATTCAGAAG ATATGGGATGGTGTTCCCAAGCCCGAGGCGCATAAGGATACTCTTCTTAGTGAGTTTTTTAAT TTGGAGGTCACGGCATTATCTAGTTATGAGGAAAAGGAGGAGCAGTTCAAAGAACAG GTTGAGCAGTTAAGAAAGAGATTCATCCACTCTATTGCTCCCGGAGGGCTTGCTGGTGATAGACGGGGTGTTGTCCCTGCTTCAGGATTTAGTTTTAGTGCACAGCAGATATGGAAAGTTATCCGAGACAATAAGGACCTTGACCTTCCTGCTCATAAG GTAATGGTTGCAACTTTTCGATGTGAAGAGATTGCCAATGAAAATCTCAGTCACTTGACCTCAGATGAG GGTTGGTTGGGACTGGATGAAGCGGTTCAAGCTGGCATTGTGTCAGGCTTTGGAAAAAAACTCAGCTCCATCTTAGATACATATCTTTCCCA ATATGATTCGGAGGCCATCTACTTTGACGAAAGTGTAAGGAACTCAAAGCGACAGGATATGGAATCGAAGGCATTGCAT TTTGTGCACCCTGCTTACCTGACTCTGTTGGGACATCTACGAGCCAAATGTGTTGATAATTTTGGCAAAGCACTAGAACAGTCACTCAAAAGGGGAGAAGGATTTGCTGCCTCTGTCCGCAGTTGTGTTGagtcttctatgctcgagtttgATCAAGGGTGTGCAG ATGCTTATGTAAAGCAAGCAGACTGGGATGCTTCGAAAGTCAGTGTGAAGCTACGCCGTGATATTGAAGAACAAGCAGTATCTGTTCGCAGTGCAAAGTTCTCAGAATTGATTACCAGCTATGAG AATCAACTTACGAAAGCACTTGCTGAACCAGTAGAATATCTGTTTGAATCTGCTGGAGGCGACACCTGGGCGCTAATAAGAAATCTTGTTCAACGTGAGACGGGGATTGCTCTATCTAAGCTTACCACTGCTCTTAATGGTTTCGAGTTAGACCAAGAAACATTTGATAAAATGGTTCAGAATCTACGGGATTTTGCAAATAACGTGGTGGAGAAAAAAGCAAGAGAAGAAGCTGGAAAGGTTTTGATTCATATGAAGGATAG GTTCTCAAATCTCTTTAGTCATGACAAGGATTCGATTCCAAGGGTTTGGACCGGAAAGGAAAACATTAGAAAAATAACGATGAATGCCTTGACCGCG TCCCTCAAGCTTTTATCTGTGATTTCTGCGATTCGCTTGGATGAGAAACCAGATAGAATCGAGAATCTACTCTATTCTTCTCTTATAGATGGAAAAGTCACTCCCGTCGACCCACTTGCTACAAGCTCTTGGGATGAG ATTCCAGAAAAGGATACACTTCTCACACCAGTCCAATGTAAGTCATTATGGAGACAGTTCAAAACAGAGACGGAATACATAGTTGCTCAGGCTGTTTCTGCACAG GAAGCTCATAGGCGTAGTAGTAACAACTGGATACCTCCTCCGTGGGCAATTCTTGCGATGCTTATTCTTGGATTCAATGAAATCATGCTCCTTTTGAA GAATCCTCTCTACCTCCTTCTTTCCTTTGTTGTATATTTAGTAGGAAAAGCTCTATGGCTGCAACTAGATATTGGAGAGTTTATCAATAACCCG GTCTCTGCATTACTATCTGTTGCCTCGAGGTCTATTCCCAGCATGATGGAAACTATGCAGCGATTTTCCGCAGGAGAAGAAGTGCATCAACAAATGGGGCCTCCAGCACCATCCAGTTCTCTGCTGGGTTCTCAAAGTTTCAACAGCCAGCAGTCAAATTCCATGACAAACGCACTTCCTGCGGAGTCATCAACACTAACTGAAAGATCTGAGAGTAGTAACAAGCGCTCAAAATCTACACTCTCATCATCTGCAAGCAGTATCGAGAGCTCAAGTTCTACCGTTACACAAAGGCAAGCTGCCAATGTTGAAGCTGACCATATGTGA
- the LOC113275814 gene encoding putative F-box protein At3g16210 — translation MNRRVEISAKQPSECHCGYGQRWGFYIQWRDIIRHPSFYQEYLDHLNSAADDDDSGKLGFIFFSYDQGLKIYYIEHDENSRETLFSGITRMNLNPPFNDWSCVGSQNGLICFDSRYMGVSNKHHSGPAYVCNPVTREYVVLPDTEGVYLWTGFGYSSETNEYKVVRSCFDSIDPNVGSGGGWRNAGKIKNMNRKHDRQHGVFANGALHWVNEHEQTILAFRLAEEKFSELPLPPAGVPYFSIELGVLGDFLSVTYYREDSGNEIWLLKKNKDTCDFSWSKAFSFDSNMQQPLELTKSGMLLCYKNTKFYSYDLKASSAKVVSVDKFINQAIPHKNTLVSLRLLGEKDTKTMESCERASSSEEAENGGKLKKRRTT, via the exons ATGAACCGGCGGGTGGAAATTTCTGCCAAGCAACCGTCGGAATGTCACTGTGGCTATGGTCAACGCTGGGGTTTCTATAT ACAATGGAGAGATATTATTCGTCATCCATCCTTCTACCAAGAGTACTTGGATCATCTTaattctgctgctgatgatgatgactcTGGTAAGTTGGGTTTCATTTTCTTTAGTTATGATCAAGGACTGAAAATTTATTACATTGAGCATGATGAGAATTCACGTGAGACACTGTTTAGTGGGATAACAAGGATGAATTTGAACCCTCCGTTTAATGATTGGTCTTGTGTTGGTTCACAAAATGGTTTAATTTGCTTCGATTCTCGGTATATGGGTGTGTCAAATAAACATCATTCTGGACCTGCTTATGTCTGTAATCCAGTCACTAGAGAATATGTTGTCCTTCCAGATACTGAAGGAGTCTACTTGTGGACTGGGTTTGGTTATAGTTCTGAAActaatgagtacaaggttgttaggAGCTGTTTCGACTCGATAGACCCAAATGTTGGGAGTGGTGGTGGATGGAGAAATGCCGGAAAGATCAAAAACATGAATAGGAAACACGATAGACAACATGGTGTGTTTGcaaatggagctcttcattgggtAAACGAACACGAACAAACCATTCTTGCTTTCCGTTTGGCCGAAGAAAAGTTTAGTGAACTTCCATTACCACCTGCTGGTGTTCCATATTTTTCTATTGAACTGGGAGTTTTAGGTGATTTCCTAAGTGTTACTTATTATCGTGAAGACAGTGGGAATGAAATATGgttgttgaagaagaataaaGATACGTGTGACTTCAGCTGGAGTAAAGCGTTTAGTTTCGACAGTAATATGCAGCAGCCATTGGAGTTAACGAAGAGTGGTATGCTTCTGTGCTATAAGAATACCAAATTTTATAGTTATGATCTAAAAGCTTCATCTGCCAAAGTTGTGAGTGTTGACAAGTTTATTAATCAAGCAATCCCTCACAAGAATACCTTAGTTTCATTAAGATTATTAGGAGAAAAAGATACAAAAACAATGGAATCCTGTGAAAGAGCAAGTTCAAGTGAGGAGGCAGAAAACGGTGGTAAACTGAAGAAGCGCAGAACAACATAA
- the LOC113323769 gene encoding phospholipid-transporting ATPase 6-like isoform X2: MTSKLLLDKERQVIDLEVNSRVVNVHIGDGMFINKPWKTLYVGDIVKIEKNEYFPSDLLLLASSYEDGICYVETMNLDGETNLKLKRSLEATLSLDEDAEFIKFQATIHCEDPNSNLYSFVGNFKFEDESYPLSPPQVLLRDSKLCNTEYIYGVVIFTGPDTKVVQNSTRSPSKRGKIEKKMDHVIYLLFAMLVLISLLTAIGSAFYTKTEISKWWYLRIDEDDSFFNPLKPALSGTLQFLRALILYGYLIPISLYVSIEVVKVLQVLLINKDIQMYDTLSCKSVEARTSNLNEELGQVEIVLSDKTGTLTCNQMEFRKCSIAGVSYGGDISEVDFAVSKRMDADLEKYVFSSQGFNSLSQSLEKFEFSCTGYSISKAAVHGDIMKDPGLVNTKISHGENAMMIKGFNFQDDRLMNRMWMSRSQLPDVLMFFRVMALCHTGIPVEDGNSENLKYEAESPEEVCFLIASQEFGFQFYQRTQSIMVLKEFDPSKKVIVERKYKLLNLLEFSSSRKRMSVIVTDEDGQIFLFCKGADSVIFERLSDNGKSYRQATSAHLSDYAEDGLRTLAFAYRRIQPEEYESWNSIFTKAKTTIGPGREGLLERASEMIEKNMILVGAVAVEDKLQNGVPECIDKLAQAGLKIWLLTGDKRETAVNIGFACSLLRHDMIQFHVSLSKKTEANNVEKAMIEEVVLQIQTAYQLTFEESDDEIPFALVIDGKALELALRTDVKDQFLRLATTCASVICCRVSPKQKALITRLVKEYTGWTTLAIGDGANDVGMIQAADIGVGISGMEGMQAVMASDFSLPQFRFLERLLIVHGHWCYKRISKMILYFVYKNLTLGLTLFYYELYTSFSGEVVYDDWYMVLFNVILTSLPVIALGVFEQDVSSDVCLQFPAIYRQGQKNIYFSWKRIIGWILNGVFASLAIFTLNLCFLSPSAFQEKGKVADIAHIGAITYTCIIWTVNCQIALIISHFTWIQHLFIWGSILFWYIFLYVYGLLPPVYSGGGFHIFTEALGTAPTYWLVTLIVVTVSLLPYFLHMVIQRLLYPMDDHILQEMNHEEKDVTESVMWLREQNNSTQDTHIGFTARVNAKIRFLKRQLQQHKKIVET, from the exons ATGACATCAAAGCTCCTGCTAGACAAGGAGAGACAAGTCATC GATCTGGAGGTAAATTcccgggttgtaaacgtccacaTAGGAGATGGCATGTTCATAAATAAACCATGGAAAACACTTTATGTTGGTGATATTGTTAAAATTGAGAAAAATGAATACTTTCCGAGTGATCTCCTGCTGTTGGCTTCAAGCTACGAAGATGGTATTTGTTATGTCGAAACTATGAACCTTGATGGAGAAACCAATTTGAAGCTTAAGAGGTCCCTTGAAGCCACACTTAGTCTGGATGAGGATGCTGAGTTCATCAAGTTCCAAGCTACAATACATTGTGAAGACCCAAATTCGAACCTTTATTCTTTTGTTGGAAATTTCAAGTTTGAAGATGAATCGTACCCGTTAAGTCCACCTCAGGTGCTTCTAAGAGACTCAAAGCTTTGTAACACTGAATATATTTATGGGGTGGTAATCTTTACTGGACCTGACACAAAAGTGGTTCAAAATTCGACTAGGTCTCCCTCGAAACGGGGCAAAATAGAGAAAAAGATGGATCATGTAATTTATCTTCTCTTCGCAATGCTTGTCCTGATTTCTCTCCTCACCGCTATCGGGTCAGCTTTCTACACAAAAACCGAAATATCCAAATGGTGGTATCTTCGTATAGACGAAGATGATTCATTCTTCAACCCGTTGAAACCAGCATTATCGGGTACATTACAATTCTTAAGGGCACTTATTCTGTATGGTTACTTAATTCCCATATCACTCTACGTTTCTATTGAGGTTGTCAAAGTATTACAAGTGTTGTTGATCAATAAGGATATACAGATGTATGATACCCTATCATGCAAGTCTGTCGAAGCCCGTACTTCTAATCTGAATGAGGAGCTTGGTCAGGTGGAAATAGTACTCTCTGACAAAACAGGAACTCTGACATGTAATCAGATGGAGTTTAGAAAATGCTCTATTGCGGGTGTCTCATATGGTGGTGACATAAGTGAAGTTGATTTTGCTGTTTCTAAGCGAATGGATGCGGATCTCGAAAAATACGTCTTTAGTTCGCAGGGGTTTAATTCTTTAAGCCAAAGCCTTGAGAAATTTGAATTTTCTTGTACTGGTTATTCCATTTCAAAAGCTGCTGTACATGGTGATATTATGAAAGATCCAGGTCTGGTAAATACAAAAATATCTCATGGGGAGAATGCAATGATGATCAAGGGTTTCAACTTCCAGGATGATCGTCTCATGAACAGAATGTGGATGAGTAGATCACAATTACCTGACGTTTTAATGTTCTTCAGGGTCATGGCTTTATGTCACACTGGGATACCTGTCGAAGATGGCAATTCAGAAAATCTAAAGTATGAAGCAGAGTCTCCTGAAGAAGTTTGTTTTCTGATTGCTTCTCAGGAATTTGGATTTCAATTTTACCAAAGGACTCAATCTATCATGGTTCTTAAGGAGTTTGATCCTTCTAAAAAAGTGATTGTGGAGAG GAAGTACAAGCTCTTAAATCTATTGGAATTCAGCAGTTCGCGTAAGAGAATGTCTGTCATAGTAACTGACGAAGATGGCCAGATCTTTCTATTCTGCAAAGGTGCAGACAG cgTTATCTTTGAAAGACTATCCGATAACGGTAAGTCATATCGGCAGGCAACATCTGCACACCTTTCTGATTATGCAGAAGATGGCTTGAGGACTCTGGCATTTGCATATCGAAGAATTCAACCAGAGGAATATGAGAGTTGGAATTCAATATTTACAAAGGCTAAGACTACTATAGGTCCTGGAAGGGAAGGATTACTAGAGCGTGCATCAGAAATGATTGAAAAGAATATGATTTTAGTTGGAGCTGTTGCAGTGGAAGACAAGCTGCAAAATGGG GTTCCAGAATGCATAGATAAACTTGCACAGGCAGGGCTGAAGATATGGTTACTGACGGGGGATAAAAGAGAGACTGCCGTCAATATTGG GTTTGCTTGCAGTTTGCTTCGACATGACATGATACAGTTCCACGTAAGTTTAAGCAAAAAAACCGAAGCAAACAATGTTGAGAAG GCTATGATAGAAGAGGTAGTGCTTCAAATTCAAACTGCTTACCAACTTACGTTCGAAGAAAGCGATGATGAAATACCATTTGCTCTAGTGATTGATGGGAAAGCCCTTGAGCTTGCTTTGAGAACTGATGTCAAGGATCAATTCTTACGCCTGGCTACAACCTGTGCCTCTGTTATCTGCTGCCGTGTTTCTCCTAAACAGAAAGCCTTG aTCACAAGATTAGTGAAGGAATACACTGGTTGGACAACCCTTGCAATTGGAGATGGAGCAAATGACGTTGGTATGATTCAAGCAGCAGATATTGGTGTTGGAATCAGTGGCATGGAAGGAATGCAg GCAGTTATGGCGAGTGATTTCTCTTTGCCCCAATTTCGTTTTTTGGAGCGATTACTTATAGTGCACGGGCACTGGTGTTATAAGCGGATTTCCAAAATG ATTCTCTATTTTGTTTACAAGAACCTTACATTGGGTCTCACTCTATTCTATTATGAGTTGTACACAAGCTTCTCAGGAGAGGTTGTCTATGATGATTGGTATATGGTGTTATTCAATGTTATCTTAACTTCCTTGCCAGTTATAGCTTTGGGGGTTTTTGAACAGGATGTTTCATCAGACGTTTGCTTACAG TTTCCAGCAATTTATCGTCAAGGACAAAAGAATATTTATTTTAGCTGGAAAAGGATTATTGGGTGGATATTGAATGGGGTTTTTGCATCTCTAGCCATTTTCACTTTAAACCTTTGCTTTCTCTCCCCTTCCGCTTTCCAAGAGAAGGGAAAAGTTGCGGATATTGCTCATATTGGAGCCATTACATATACGTGCATAATTTGGACGGTCAATTGTCAGATTGCTCTAATCATTTCTCACTTCACATGGATCCAACATCTTTTCATCTGGGGCAGCATACTATTCTGGTACATTTTCTTGTACGTTTATGGTTTACTTCCTCCAGTATATTCAGGAGGAGGATTTCATATATTTACAGAAGCTCTGGGTACTGCACCCACATATTGGTTGGTTACATTGATCGTTGTTACTGTTTCACTTCTCCCTTACTTTCTCCACATGGTGATTCAACGGTTACTTTATCCGATGGATGATCATATTTTACAAGAAATGAATCATGAAGAGAAAGATGTAACAGAAAGTGTAATGTGGTTAAGAGAACAGAACAACTCTACACAAGATACCCACATCGGGTTCACAGCTAGGGTGAATGCCAAGATTCGTTTTCTGAAAAGACAATTGCAACAGCATAAGAAGATTGTTGAAACATAA
- the LOC113323769 gene encoding probable phospholipid-transporting ATPase 5 isoform X1: protein MPELPRRKKGKVRWSKLYSFSCLRHGFAEDEPVQELGGPGFSRIVFCNESHLHKKKPHKYPNNSVSTTKYNFVTFLPKALFEQFRRVANFYFLLAAALSTTSLAPFSAPSVIAPLVFVIGVSMLKEAIEDWHRFTQDLEVNSRVVNVHIGDGMFINKPWKTLYVGDIVKIEKNEYFPSDLLLLASSYEDGICYVETMNLDGETNLKLKRSLEATLSLDEDAEFIKFQATIHCEDPNSNLYSFVGNFKFEDESYPLSPPQVLLRDSKLCNTEYIYGVVIFTGPDTKVVQNSTRSPSKRGKIEKKMDHVIYLLFAMLVLISLLTAIGSAFYTKTEISKWWYLRIDEDDSFFNPLKPALSGTLQFLRALILYGYLIPISLYVSIEVVKVLQVLLINKDIQMYDTLSCKSVEARTSNLNEELGQVEIVLSDKTGTLTCNQMEFRKCSIAGVSYGGDISEVDFAVSKRMDADLEKYVFSSQGFNSLSQSLEKFEFSCTGYSISKAAVHGDIMKDPGLVNTKISHGENAMMIKGFNFQDDRLMNRMWMSRSQLPDVLMFFRVMALCHTGIPVEDGNSENLKYEAESPEEVCFLIASQEFGFQFYQRTQSIMVLKEFDPSKKVIVERKYKLLNLLEFSSSRKRMSVIVTDEDGQIFLFCKGADSVIFERLSDNGKSYRQATSAHLSDYAEDGLRTLAFAYRRIQPEEYESWNSIFTKAKTTIGPGREGLLERASEMIEKNMILVGAVAVEDKLQNGVPECIDKLAQAGLKIWLLTGDKRETAVNIGFACSLLRHDMIQFHVSLSKKTEANNVEKAMIEEVVLQIQTAYQLTFEESDDEIPFALVIDGKALELALRTDVKDQFLRLATTCASVICCRVSPKQKALITRLVKEYTGWTTLAIGDGANDVGMIQAADIGVGISGMEGMQAVMASDFSLPQFRFLERLLIVHGHWCYKRISKMILYFVYKNLTLGLTLFYYELYTSFSGEVVYDDWYMVLFNVILTSLPVIALGVFEQDVSSDVCLQFPAIYRQGQKNIYFSWKRIIGWILNGVFASLAIFTLNLCFLSPSAFQEKGKVADIAHIGAITYTCIIWTVNCQIALIISHFTWIQHLFIWGSILFWYIFLYVYGLLPPVYSGGGFHIFTEALGTAPTYWLVTLIVVTVSLLPYFLHMVIQRLLYPMDDHILQEMNHEEKDVTESVMWLREQNNSTQDTHIGFTARVNAKIRFLKRQLQQHKKIVET, encoded by the exons ATGCCAGAATTGCCGAGGAGAAAAAAGGGCAAAGTAAGATGGAGCAAGCTATATTCTTTCTCCTGTTTGCGACATGGATTTGCAGAGGATGAACCTGTCCAAGAACTTGGTGGTCCCGGATTTTCCCGAATTGTCTTTTGTAATGAGTCTCATCTACACAAGAAGAAACCACACAAATACCCAAACAACTCTGTGTCCACAACCAAGTACAATTTTGTTACTTTTCTTCCCAAAGCCCTTTTTGAGCAGTTTCGGCGAGTTGCCAATTTCTATTTCCTATTGGCTGCGGCATTATCTACAACATCCTTGGCTCCTTTCTCCGCCCCTAGTGTTATTGCTCCCTTAGTGTTTGTTATAGGAGTTAGCATGCTTAAAGAAGCGATCGAGGACTGGCATAGATTTACCCAG GATCTGGAGGTAAATTcccgggttgtaaacgtccacaTAGGAGATGGCATGTTCATAAATAAACCATGGAAAACACTTTATGTTGGTGATATTGTTAAAATTGAGAAAAATGAATACTTTCCGAGTGATCTCCTGCTGTTGGCTTCAAGCTACGAAGATGGTATTTGTTATGTCGAAACTATGAACCTTGATGGAGAAACCAATTTGAAGCTTAAGAGGTCCCTTGAAGCCACACTTAGTCTGGATGAGGATGCTGAGTTCATCAAGTTCCAAGCTACAATACATTGTGAAGACCCAAATTCGAACCTTTATTCTTTTGTTGGAAATTTCAAGTTTGAAGATGAATCGTACCCGTTAAGTCCACCTCAGGTGCTTCTAAGAGACTCAAAGCTTTGTAACACTGAATATATTTATGGGGTGGTAATCTTTACTGGACCTGACACAAAAGTGGTTCAAAATTCGACTAGGTCTCCCTCGAAACGGGGCAAAATAGAGAAAAAGATGGATCATGTAATTTATCTTCTCTTCGCAATGCTTGTCCTGATTTCTCTCCTCACCGCTATCGGGTCAGCTTTCTACACAAAAACCGAAATATCCAAATGGTGGTATCTTCGTATAGACGAAGATGATTCATTCTTCAACCCGTTGAAACCAGCATTATCGGGTACATTACAATTCTTAAGGGCACTTATTCTGTATGGTTACTTAATTCCCATATCACTCTACGTTTCTATTGAGGTTGTCAAAGTATTACAAGTGTTGTTGATCAATAAGGATATACAGATGTATGATACCCTATCATGCAAGTCTGTCGAAGCCCGTACTTCTAATCTGAATGAGGAGCTTGGTCAGGTGGAAATAGTACTCTCTGACAAAACAGGAACTCTGACATGTAATCAGATGGAGTTTAGAAAATGCTCTATTGCGGGTGTCTCATATGGTGGTGACATAAGTGAAGTTGATTTTGCTGTTTCTAAGCGAATGGATGCGGATCTCGAAAAATACGTCTTTAGTTCGCAGGGGTTTAATTCTTTAAGCCAAAGCCTTGAGAAATTTGAATTTTCTTGTACTGGTTATTCCATTTCAAAAGCTGCTGTACATGGTGATATTATGAAAGATCCAGGTCTGGTAAATACAAAAATATCTCATGGGGAGAATGCAATGATGATCAAGGGTTTCAACTTCCAGGATGATCGTCTCATGAACAGAATGTGGATGAGTAGATCACAATTACCTGACGTTTTAATGTTCTTCAGGGTCATGGCTTTATGTCACACTGGGATACCTGTCGAAGATGGCAATTCAGAAAATCTAAAGTATGAAGCAGAGTCTCCTGAAGAAGTTTGTTTTCTGATTGCTTCTCAGGAATTTGGATTTCAATTTTACCAAAGGACTCAATCTATCATGGTTCTTAAGGAGTTTGATCCTTCTAAAAAAGTGATTGTGGAGAG GAAGTACAAGCTCTTAAATCTATTGGAATTCAGCAGTTCGCGTAAGAGAATGTCTGTCATAGTAACTGACGAAGATGGCCAGATCTTTCTATTCTGCAAAGGTGCAGACAG cgTTATCTTTGAAAGACTATCCGATAACGGTAAGTCATATCGGCAGGCAACATCTGCACACCTTTCTGATTATGCAGAAGATGGCTTGAGGACTCTGGCATTTGCATATCGAAGAATTCAACCAGAGGAATATGAGAGTTGGAATTCAATATTTACAAAGGCTAAGACTACTATAGGTCCTGGAAGGGAAGGATTACTAGAGCGTGCATCAGAAATGATTGAAAAGAATATGATTTTAGTTGGAGCTGTTGCAGTGGAAGACAAGCTGCAAAATGGG GTTCCAGAATGCATAGATAAACTTGCACAGGCAGGGCTGAAGATATGGTTACTGACGGGGGATAAAAGAGAGACTGCCGTCAATATTGG GTTTGCTTGCAGTTTGCTTCGACATGACATGATACAGTTCCACGTAAGTTTAAGCAAAAAAACCGAAGCAAACAATGTTGAGAAG GCTATGATAGAAGAGGTAGTGCTTCAAATTCAAACTGCTTACCAACTTACGTTCGAAGAAAGCGATGATGAAATACCATTTGCTCTAGTGATTGATGGGAAAGCCCTTGAGCTTGCTTTGAGAACTGATGTCAAGGATCAATTCTTACGCCTGGCTACAACCTGTGCCTCTGTTATCTGCTGCCGTGTTTCTCCTAAACAGAAAGCCTTG aTCACAAGATTAGTGAAGGAATACACTGGTTGGACAACCCTTGCAATTGGAGATGGAGCAAATGACGTTGGTATGATTCAAGCAGCAGATATTGGTGTTGGAATCAGTGGCATGGAAGGAATGCAg GCAGTTATGGCGAGTGATTTCTCTTTGCCCCAATTTCGTTTTTTGGAGCGATTACTTATAGTGCACGGGCACTGGTGTTATAAGCGGATTTCCAAAATG ATTCTCTATTTTGTTTACAAGAACCTTACATTGGGTCTCACTCTATTCTATTATGAGTTGTACACAAGCTTCTCAGGAGAGGTTGTCTATGATGATTGGTATATGGTGTTATTCAATGTTATCTTAACTTCCTTGCCAGTTATAGCTTTGGGGGTTTTTGAACAGGATGTTTCATCAGACGTTTGCTTACAG TTTCCAGCAATTTATCGTCAAGGACAAAAGAATATTTATTTTAGCTGGAAAAGGATTATTGGGTGGATATTGAATGGGGTTTTTGCATCTCTAGCCATTTTCACTTTAAACCTTTGCTTTCTCTCCCCTTCCGCTTTCCAAGAGAAGGGAAAAGTTGCGGATATTGCTCATATTGGAGCCATTACATATACGTGCATAATTTGGACGGTCAATTGTCAGATTGCTCTAATCATTTCTCACTTCACATGGATCCAACATCTTTTCATCTGGGGCAGCATACTATTCTGGTACATTTTCTTGTACGTTTATGGTTTACTTCCTCCAGTATATTCAGGAGGAGGATTTCATATATTTACAGAAGCTCTGGGTACTGCACCCACATATTGGTTGGTTACATTGATCGTTGTTACTGTTTCACTTCTCCCTTACTTTCTCCACATGGTGATTCAACGGTTACTTTATCCGATGGATGATCATATTTTACAAGAAATGAATCATGAAGAGAAAGATGTAACAGAAAGTGTAATGTGGTTAAGAGAACAGAACAACTCTACACAAGATACCCACATCGGGTTCACAGCTAGGGTGAATGCCAAGATTCGTTTTCTGAAAAGACAATTGCAACAGCATAAGAAGATTGTTGAAACATAA